AGATATGGATGATAATAAGAAGCTGCATATTGTTGCGACCGCTTTAGAGGTGTTCTTCAAATACGGGTACAAGCGCGTATCGATGAACGATATTGCGGAGACTGCGGGCATTTCGCGCGCAGGCCTCTACTTGTACTTCAAGAATAAGGAGGAAATATTTAACGCTGCGATCGTTCGCTACGGCGACATCCTCATAGAGGAGATTAAGAAAGGACTGTTATCGCATAAAACGACGGAGGACAAAATTTTATACGCTTTTGAAGTATGGGCAATCCGAAACTTCGACGATTCGCTGCACTCTCCCGAATATAAAGAAATTACGGACAGTTCTCACCAATTTGCGCGGGCGGCGATGAACGAGAGCTACGGAAAATTGGAAACCTTGCTGGCCTCATTGCTGGAAGTATCCCCTGCCGC
This genomic window from Paenibacillus humicola contains:
- a CDS encoding TetR/AcrR family transcriptional regulator translates to MDDNKKLHIVATALEVFFKYGYKRVSMNDIAETAGISRAGLYLYFKNKEEIFNAAIVRYGDILIEEIKKGLLSHKTTEDKILYAFEVWAIRNFDDSLHSPEYKEITDSSHQFARAAMNESYGKLETLLASLLEVSPAAASGIPPMRLAHLITGALRGFKSVAASSDELRHLIQDLLHFVFASH